A single region of the Bdellovibrio sp. GT3 genome encodes:
- a CDS encoding TIGR02147 family protein — MKALTDFTDYREFLNYYVSHPSAQRGLRAEMAKAMQCQAAYLSQVLNGNAELTEDHAFRLVNHLQFNKADKDYFMLLVRISRASSHELKSHLKDQAKAIAKAVSKIDDRVTAKKLSEDDAFTKFYFGSWIPNAIHVALSSPHYQTPASLAKRLGLPEKKVLEVLQALEENHLAVRKGKGEWSYQGANFHLPKASPLEINYQIHNRLQAIKALQASNEQDLHVSAVFTVGEEDYKALRKMFLDAVEKAHKKIAAGESEELYGMSLDLFRVV; from the coding sequence ATGAAAGCCCTAACAGACTTTACTGACTACCGTGAATTCCTTAATTACTACGTCTCTCATCCCAGCGCCCAGCGTGGTTTGCGTGCTGAAATGGCGAAAGCTATGCAGTGCCAGGCCGCTTACTTGTCGCAAGTCTTAAATGGCAACGCCGAGTTGACAGAAGACCATGCTTTCCGCTTGGTAAATCATCTGCAATTCAATAAAGCCGACAAAGACTACTTCATGCTTCTGGTTAGAATCAGCCGGGCATCAAGTCATGAATTGAAATCTCATTTAAAAGATCAGGCAAAAGCGATCGCCAAAGCAGTCAGCAAAATTGATGATCGAGTGACTGCAAAAAAGCTCAGTGAAGACGATGCCTTCACGAAGTTCTATTTTGGCTCGTGGATTCCCAACGCCATTCACGTGGCGCTGAGCTCACCTCACTACCAAACTCCTGCGTCCTTGGCGAAACGCCTGGGGCTGCCAGAGAAAAAAGTCTTAGAGGTCTTGCAGGCTCTCGAAGAAAATCACCTGGCTGTGCGCAAGGGGAAAGGTGAGTGGAGTTACCAGGGGGCGAACTTCCATCTGCCCAAAGCTTCGCCGCTGGAAATCAATTATCAAATCCACAACCGTCTGCAAGCAATCAAAGCGTTGCAAGCCTCCAACGAACAGGATCTTCATGTATCCGCGGTTTTCACCGTGGGGGAAGAGGACTATAAAGCCTTAAGAAAAATGTTTTTGGATGCCGTCGAAAAGGCCCACAAGAAAATTGCTGCCGGTGAAAGTGAAGAGCTTTACGGGATGAGTTTGGATCTTTTTAGAGTCGTTTAA
- a CDS encoding DUF333 domain-containing protein — translation MKKAFLLIVTSLALHSQAFGVGPIVIAGTGNPAAKLCDKLGGTLISVSTASSQTTLCAIDGALVEQWTLFWALKNKTPQQAIDALLNSSDCKSSGGAITKAKESEQGYSLQLCEFSDSSVIAVTTLNGGTQERGNELLIQLLLQAQ, via the coding sequence ATGAAAAAAGCATTCTTACTTATCGTCACGTCCCTCGCACTTCACAGCCAGGCCTTTGGCGTCGGTCCGATCGTCATCGCTGGCACGGGCAACCCAGCAGCCAAACTGTGTGATAAATTGGGCGGCACATTGATCTCTGTATCAACGGCATCCAGTCAAACCACTCTGTGCGCAATTGATGGCGCCTTGGTTGAACAGTGGACTTTGTTCTGGGCACTTAAAAATAAAACTCCTCAGCAAGCCATTGATGCTTTGTTAAACTCGTCTGATTGTAAGTCTTCAGGTGGAGCAATCACCAAGGCTAAAGAGTCTGAGCAGGGTTATTCCCTTCAGCTTTGCGAATTCTCAGATTCATCCGTCATCGCAGTGACCACGCTTAATGGCGGCACCCAAGAGCGGGGAAATGAGCTGCTGATCCAGCTTCTTTTACAAGCGCAGTAA